TTATCCAGCACCTTTGCTTTTTCTTGAAGAGATACTTTATTTTCATGAAGAATGAGagaatcttcttttcttttggaaaaggaaaaagtatGTCATCACCAACCAAGATTCTATAGATGGAGTTTTTATGAGAAACAGccagaaaaaataaactaaaatgtgcattatatttaatgtaaaaccTGGACTCACacttatatttccaaaatttacttattttaattcaatcaatcataatcATTCAAACTCAATTAATCTGTAATTGTCTTCTAACCATTTTCCTAACTTTGCGAGTTGTTTTCTCTACCTCTGATTATGGTCTATTGAAGTCTCTCTCAAAGCTTGGACTCTTTCTTTCTGCTCTTGATATAGTATTTTCCCTTGCAGTCATTCCTCCTTAAATTGTTCTTTACAATGTTATATATGATTTTCAATTCATATGAGAAAGTTTACAAAATTGAACAGTGTAGTTAAAAAAATACTCACTTAagtctttttattataaatttagtaGTGACAtgtccaataaaataaataacattaattaaattaaaacaaaattttaaattaaactaactaaatcaatttttaagtgtgtaattcaattattatataatatatttattatattacataaaacaataattgcATATACTAGTTAATTttgtaacttatttttaattataataacattatGAAAAATTCTCCTAATATTGTTATTCCTTgttctatttattaatttactttcaacattttactttttaaaaaaaatataatttacttaaacgcacatactttaaaaaatattatattttattagagtaAATTGTTCCTTTATTTTGTTAGGGATGGTAGTGAGATCTCTTGTTTAATCTTTGTTAGACAATACATACCGAATAAGTATTATACAGCAAAGTTCTCCCAGCTTATTTGAATATGTTCCATCATTTTATACCTTAAGGTCAAATTTGTTCAAACTTCTAAAGTAAACATTTTGTggattgtttatttttatttttattttgttgtgttcTTTCTTTGCTTTAACATTGTGTTTTTGTATGTACAGGTAGTGATAATGAAGAACTCATACCAGAATTTGTTTAGGAAAACCAAGAATTGACAAGGTTCTATCAAGAATTTGGATTTTATGTTAGATTTTTGGTCCTATATGTGTCGTTAAAATACATTGATCTGCactatgatattttaaaatatattaaaatcgtGTTAGTATACAAATATCAATATACTTTGTAAGAAGTCATCAGAAACTTTGAACTAGTTTATGAACTGGTTTGAAGCAATTGGTTGATGTTAgctattcattttcttaatatattccATTGTGCAAACAATAATTATCATTCCTGCAACCAATTTGAAGTTTACAACAACCAATGTCTCCAAATTCTACAATCTTCACCTTTCATCTCCATTCCAATTATCCTTCACCTTTGGCCCTGTTGGTCCTTCCTCTCCCAGCACTTCACTAGGCAACTTCTTCACAATATTTTCCAAAGTAGATTTTAGCCTTCCAGGTAACATCTTCTCAAGCTTCTTCAACTCTTCATCTATGTCATAATCAATTTTAGGACCCCATTCTCTGTAGTAGTTCAGCCATGGAGGCTCCACAACTTCAGAACCCAAATACTCAGCAGAAACCAACTGAAATGCCCCCAAATCCAAAACACTATCGCCTTTAGCAGTATCATTCCTTATGCCCACGTTATTTTGCCCTACCAGGTGAAGGCCAGCATGAGGGTATGATGCATGGCCATGCATGGAAGAATAATACATTGGTTTGTTCCCACTTTGGTACTCAATCTCGGAGGAATCAAGCCACATACCCTTACTGTGTTGGGAGAAATAGACCTgctttagttcaccattgaagTTGCTTAGCCTCAGTGTCACATGCTCCCAATCACCAACATGTTCACCTATCTTCCCCAGATTAAGGGTAACGAACTCAACTTTGGCTCTTGCAGGTCCATTGAATGGATAGAATGTCCATATTGCAACATCAGTGAAGGTTCCTCCAAACATTGGTTTCACATGCACATAACTTATTGCACTTTTCAAATCCCCCCTTTTCACCTTCTCTTGTGCTGCTGCAGCAGAGGGCAGGCCTATATAATAGGCCCCATCATTGTGAGGATCCCGTGGTAGGTTAGACCCATTTGGTGTTATCATTTCAGGATTCTCTTGCCCTTTCTTATACAACACTGCCCCATTGGTGAAAAACCATTCCACAGAAGATGGAAAGTAGTCTTCATCAGGATGCAAGTACATGACTGGAGAGTAAACTTGGAGTATTGCCTTGATTTGTTCCAAGTTAGGCATGTATTTTGGGATTGGATTATTGTTTTTCAAACAAGCAATAGATGGAGGGTTAGGAGTCCCAGTTTGAGCTGCAAATGTGCCTACTCTAACACCAGGAGCTTGAATTCCCCTATTGCTTGGCCTAACATCAAACACATTGAAGGTGTCCAATCCCCAAATCAAATTATTTGTCTCACATTGATCTGTGAAGTCAGACCTGACACACATGACTCTGTCAAGGGAAGGCTGATCTGTTGTGTTGGTGACAACATGGCCTACAGCTTTATAGCCATCAGGTGCAATTGGAAGCCAAACATAGATGGGACCATCTTGGTCAATTTTCAGAGATCCACTGTTCCACACAAGTTTGTAATTAACTGGTTTCTTTAAGGTGGGGTTGTTGGTGTTTGCAGACACATCTTTTGCCACAAGATTCCATCCAAAGAGAGGCTTGTTGTTGGGTTGGGAGTAGCTTCCCAACATGTGGAAACCTTGAGGTATTCCTGTTGGTTCATACACTGAAAACCCTTTACCATCAGCTCCACCGACATAGACCCCCCAAACTTTGGTTAATGTTGATGCTGATGTCGATGTTTCATGCACTTGCAACCCACCCAGATCAATTATTCCACTAGCAAAATTACCACCTGAATGTAGCAATTCACCACCAAATAATCAGCATGCGTTTAACTAGATTATTCTGTGTGATAAACTTGAAACAAGTGTTTCTGCATAAACCATTCTTGATATAATCACTTGCTTAAGAAGtagataattttctttaaaagaaagtCAGAGAGCTGTTCATTTTAAAAGTAAGCAAATCcaaaaaaacacacaagaaaAGTTGAAATCTGCTTATTTTAgtgaaacaaattttaaaagacaaGACATGCAAGCTCACCACCctttatcataataataagaGAATTTTAGCATTCTGATTATGTTTACCTGGAGGCCAAGCATTTTTAACAGGAACAGGAAGATTGAATGTGGTATCAATGGCAAGAGCTTGCCTTTTGTTAATGGATTTCTCTGCACAGTAACATGAAGTAAGACAATCACCCATTGTTGAGTTTGCAAAAGAGTGCTAATATATGCAAAAACATGATTCCTATACAATAATAGAGGATTTTGCAAAAGGaaggataattttgaaattttaaggtttaatttaatttttcatcactaatttgtaaaataaaatttgtatttatattataaatttgttttatttatttttatattttttattgttgatgagcgtacacatttgtatttatttgtatttatatgaGATCTTCCACCTCATAAAACGTACTAAACTATTTACTTTAGCATTTATGTTGGGaattcttcataattgtttgtTTGGAATATTGTGATGTTagtagaattattattattattattatatcagCTTTACTTTTTATGGACAAAGAGGAGGAACTGGTGAAAAACAGAGTACTCTGTTATGTATTATTGACTGCTTAATTATGTTCCTTATATCAACAacccaaataataaaataaagatattttattttaatttaaacttttcatGTTCTTCGTTTAGCTTTTGTGACACCAATTTGCTACAATTTGCAtgtttgtatttaaataaaactgaGCACAACATTTTAGGTATCATCAACTGTGAAACTTTTCAGAAAcgaaataattaatgtttaattatatatatatatatatatatatatatatatatatatatattccgcaatacaataataataataataa
This DNA window, taken from Vigna radiata var. radiata cultivar VC1973A chromosome 5, Vradiata_ver6, whole genome shotgun sequence, encodes the following:
- the LOC106761352 gene encoding uncharacterized protein LOC106761352, whose amino-acid sequence is MVGNVKILFSVFLLATQAIGLSAIPPWKKLHLPWKNHHSKEKSINKRQALAIDTTFNLPVPVKNAWPPGGNFASGIIDLGGLQVHETSTSASTLTKVWGVYVGGADGKGFSVYEPTGIPQGFHMLGSYSQPNNKPLFGWNLVAKDVSANTNNPTLKKPVNYKLVWNSGSLKIDQDGPIYVWLPIAPDGYKAVGHVVTNTTDQPSLDRVMCVRSDFTDQCETNNLIWGLDTFNVFDVRPSNRGIQAPGVRVGTFAAQTGTPNPPSIACLKNNNPIPKYMPNLEQIKAILQVYSPVMYLHPDEDYFPSSVEWFFTNGAVLYKKGQENPEMITPNGSNLPRDPHNDGAYYIGLPSAAAAQEKVKRGDLKSAISYVHVKPMFGGTFTDVAIWTFYPFNGPARAKVEFVTLNLGKIGEHVGDWEHVTLRLSNFNGELKQVYFSQHSKGMWLDSSEIEYQSGNKPMYYSSMHGHASYPHAGLHLVGQNNVGIRNDTAKGDSVLDLGAFQLVSAEYLGSEVVEPPWLNYYREWGPKIDYDIDEELKKLEKMLPGRLKSTLENIVKKLPSEVLGEEGPTGPKVKDNWNGDER